A region from the Triticum urartu cultivar G1812 chromosome 1, Tu2.1, whole genome shotgun sequence genome encodes:
- the LOC125543409 gene encoding E3 ubiquitin-protein ligase RDUF1-like, protein MDTSPAASAASYWCYSCDRFVRAASSPEGGGDVACPDCGGGFLEEMRRTPPAPAYLRRPRAHHANDLRLRRSRRAAAAAAAAASAGGGGDRAPFNPVIVLRRSALGAGAAAGEDNNGDDDGALAAASSFELFYDDGAGSGLRPLPESMSDFLMGSGFERLLGQLAQIEAGGLTRARETPPASKAAVESMPTVAIAASHVAADCHCAVCKEPFELGAEAREMPCAHIYHEDCILPWLQLRNSCPVCRHEMPTDTAAARSQAASAGAEEETTVGLTIWRLPGGGFAVGRFAGGRRPEERELPVVYTEMDGGFNHGGAPRRISWGSRQSRSTERSAIRRVFHNMFACFGRGHSASSHASSSHMRPEEMTEASDHSAVFSHGSRSRSMSWRLEDGHADTMVQR, encoded by the coding sequence ATGGATACCTCCCCCGCCGCCAGCGCGGCGTCCTACTGGTGCTACAGCTGCGACCGCTTCGTGCGCGCCGCGTCGTCGCCGGAGGGGGGCGGCGACGTCGCCTGCCCGGACTGCGGCGGCGGGTTCCTCGAGGAGATGCGCCGGACCCCGCCGGCCCCGGCCTACCTCCGCCGCCCGCGCGCGCACCACGCCAACGACCTGCGCCTCCGCCGCAGCCGCCGggccgccgctgctgctgccgcgGCCGCCTCCGCTGGGGGAGGGGGCGACCGCGCGCCGTTCAACCCGGTCATCGTGCTGCGGCGCTCGGCGCTCGGCGCGGGGGCGGCAGCGGGGGAAGACAACaacggcgacgacgacggcgcGCTCGCCGCGGCCAGCAGCTTCGAGCTCTTCTACGACGACGGGGCGGGCTCGGGCCTCCGCCCGCTGCCGGAGAGCATGTCGGACTTCCTCATGGGGTCCGGCTTCGAGCGCCTCCTCGGCCAGCTCGCGCAGATCGAGGCCGGCGGGCTCACCCGGGCCCGCGAGACCCCGCCGGCGTCCAAGGCGGCCGTCGAGTCCATGCCCACCGTCGCCATCGCGGCCTCCCACGTCGCCGCCGACTGCCACTGCGCCGTCTGCAAGGAGCCCTTCGAGCTCGGCGCCGAGGCCAGGGAGATGCCCTGCGCCCACATCTACCACGAGGACTGCATCCTCCCCTGGCTGCAGCTCCGCAACTCGTGCCCCGTCTGCCGCCACGAGATGCCCACTGACACCGCGGCGGCAAGGTCACAGGCCGCCAGCGCCGGGGCCGAGGAGGAGACCACCGTGGGCCTGACCATCTGGAGGCTGCCCGGAGGCGGGTTCGCCGTCGGGAGGTTCGCCGGCGGGAGGAGGCCCGAGGAGAGGGAGCTCCCGGTCGTTTACACGGAGATGGACGGCGGTTTCAACCACGGCGGCGCGCCGAGGAGGATCTCGTGGGGGTCAAGGCAGAGCCGGTCGACCGAGAGGAGCGCCATTCGACGCGTCTTCCACAATATGTTTGCCTGCTTCGGTCGCGGTCATTCGGCGAGCTCCCACGCTTCGTCCTCCCACATGAGGCCCGAGGAGATGACCGAGGCATCGGATCATTCCGCCGTGTTCAGCCATGGCTCGAGAAGCCGGAGCATGAGCTGGAGGCTGGAAGACGGCCATGCCGACACGATGGTGCAGAGATAG